In a single window of the Micromonospora sp. WMMD1155 genome:
- a CDS encoding aminotransferase class I/II-fold pyridoxal phosphate-dependent enzyme, whose amino-acid sequence MSGVLSVARDSTNPLRQLTIGQLRQRTSLKWREYPEDVLPLWVAEMDVPLAEPVARAITDAVARGDTGYTAGTAYPQALAEFARRRWGWDGLAVERTALVPDVMHGVAEALRLVTGVGDAVVVNCPVYPPFYEFVTHAGRRIVEAPLGEDLRLDLGALEDAFRQARAGGRSAAYLLCSPHNPTGVLHTAAELTAVAGLADQHGVRVVADEIHAPLVTGGARFVPYLSVPGAENGLSLMSASKGWNLAGLRGALLVAGPAAAGDLARVPFEASVSTSHLGVIAHTAAFRDGETWLDAVLTGLDHNRRLLTALLAEHLPAVGYRPGQATYLAWLDCRALGLGDDPASVFLDRGRVALNSGTAFGSGGAGHVRLNLATAPELITEAVRRMAAAVA is encoded by the coding sequence ATGAGTGGTGTACTGAGTGTTGCCCGGGACTCGACGAACCCCCTTCGCCAGCTCACGATCGGCCAGCTCCGGCAACGGACCAGCCTGAAGTGGCGGGAGTACCCCGAGGACGTGCTGCCGCTCTGGGTGGCGGAGATGGACGTGCCGCTGGCCGAACCGGTCGCGCGGGCGATCACCGACGCCGTCGCGCGGGGCGACACCGGCTACACCGCCGGCACCGCGTACCCGCAGGCGCTGGCGGAGTTCGCTCGGCGTCGGTGGGGCTGGGACGGGCTGGCGGTGGAGCGCACGGCGCTGGTGCCCGACGTGATGCACGGCGTCGCCGAGGCGTTACGGTTGGTGACCGGTGTCGGGGACGCGGTGGTCGTCAACTGTCCGGTCTACCCGCCGTTCTACGAGTTCGTGACGCACGCCGGCCGGCGGATCGTGGAGGCGCCGCTCGGCGAGGACCTGCGGCTCGACCTCGGGGCGCTGGAGGACGCGTTCCGGCAGGCTCGGGCCGGTGGGAGGTCGGCCGCGTACCTGCTGTGCAGTCCGCACAACCCGACCGGTGTCCTGCACACCGCGGCCGAGTTGACCGCCGTCGCCGGTCTCGCCGACCAGCACGGGGTACGAGTCGTCGCCGACGAGATCCACGCCCCGCTGGTGACCGGGGGAGCGCGCTTCGTGCCGTACCTCTCGGTGCCCGGCGCGGAGAACGGCCTGTCACTGATGTCCGCCTCAAAGGGGTGGAACCTGGCCGGTCTGCGCGGCGCGCTGCTCGTCGCCGGCCCGGCGGCGGCGGGAGACCTCGCCCGGGTGCCGTTCGAGGCCAGTGTCAGCACCAGCCACCTCGGCGTGATCGCCCACACCGCCGCCTTCCGCGACGGCGAGACGTGGCTCGACGCCGTGCTGACCGGGCTGGACCACAACCGCCGGCTCCTCACCGCACTGCTCGCCGAGCACCTGCCGGCCGTCGGGTACCGCCCCGGCCAGGCCACCTACCTCGCCTGGCTCGACTGTCGCGCCCTCGGCCTCGGCGACGACCCCGCGAGCGTGTTCCTCGACCGGGGACGGGTGGCGCTCAACTCCGGTACGGCCTTCGGCAGCGGTGGAGCCGGTCACGTCCGGCTGAACCTCGCCACCGCACCGGAGCTGATCACCGAGGCGGTCCGCCGGATGGCTGCCGCCGTGGCCTGA
- a CDS encoding VOC family protein, with protein sequence MTNEVTVPLLPCASIDDIATFYEALGFHSTHRQRRPNPYVAMRREDLHLHFFELDGFDPEQSYGSCLVLTPDIEELHRAFAAGMRAAYGKVLMAGIPRMTRPRARKNYDGLGGFSVIDPGGNWIRVVQDPAATESPEPSPTGRLAKALANAVVQGDSRGDTHQAVRILDSALAHPQPDDDPVTQVQVLVYRAELAMVLHDRETAAEMLARVDRVVLTVDEAERAASTFEAAADLAAALR encoded by the coding sequence ATGACCAACGAGGTGACCGTTCCCCTGCTGCCCTGTGCGTCGATCGACGACATCGCCACCTTCTACGAGGCTCTCGGCTTCCACAGCACGCACCGCCAGCGCAGGCCCAACCCGTACGTGGCAATGCGACGCGAAGACCTTCACCTGCACTTCTTCGAGCTCGACGGGTTCGACCCGGAGCAGTCGTACGGCTCATGCCTCGTCCTCACCCCGGACATCGAGGAACTGCACCGGGCATTCGCCGCGGGCATGCGGGCCGCGTACGGCAAGGTGCTGATGGCCGGCATTCCGCGGATGACGCGGCCTCGGGCACGCAAGAACTACGACGGGCTCGGCGGGTTCAGCGTCATCGACCCCGGTGGCAACTGGATCCGCGTGGTGCAGGACCCGGCCGCGACCGAGTCACCGGAGCCGTCGCCCACCGGGCGGCTCGCCAAGGCCCTGGCGAACGCCGTCGTGCAGGGCGATTCCCGGGGCGACACCCACCAGGCCGTCCGCATCCTGGACAGCGCACTCGCGCACCCACAACCCGACGACGATCCGGTCACGCAGGTGCAGGTCCTCGTCTACCGTGCCGAACTGGCGATGGTGCTGCACGACCGGGAGACTGCGGCGGAGATGCTGGCTCGCGTCGACCGTGTCGTTCTCACCGTGGACGAGGCCGAACGGGCCGCGTCGACGTTCGAGGCCGCCGCCGACCTCGCCGCAGCGCTGCGCTGA
- a CDS encoding helix-turn-helix domain-containing protein: MRPGGQTRAGVPQWDIAVPMRPSRLAGTTMAGFSDRANSFVDVEVIPHPGVTMVFDLGDLPLVIDDGNGQERRGRVVAGLAPNRVRGLGQPGSFTCLQVRMSPVVAHAVLGAASEVSGAVLDLDDLWGSDALRTQERLRAATSWEDRFAVAEAALARRHDAGRAVDPEVAFSWGRMVDSRGRLRMDRLAAEVGWSRKRLWSRFRSQIGVTPKRAAQLIRFDHAAHLLAAGHTPAAVAADSGYADQSHLHRDVTTFTGSTPAKVARAPFLAVDDVAWPVRR, encoded by the coding sequence GTGCGTCCTGGTGGGCAGACTCGCGCCGGTGTGCCTCAGTGGGACATCGCCGTCCCGATGCGGCCGAGTCGGCTGGCGGGCACCACCATGGCGGGGTTCAGCGACCGGGCCAACAGTTTCGTCGACGTCGAGGTGATCCCTCACCCGGGCGTCACGATGGTCTTCGACCTCGGCGACCTCCCGCTGGTCATCGATGACGGCAACGGGCAGGAACGGCGAGGGCGTGTCGTCGCGGGGCTCGCTCCCAACCGTGTTCGCGGGCTGGGCCAGCCGGGCAGCTTCACCTGCCTTCAGGTGCGGATGTCGCCGGTGGTGGCGCACGCGGTCCTCGGTGCCGCGTCCGAGGTGAGCGGAGCTGTGCTCGACCTCGACGATCTCTGGGGAAGCGACGCCCTGCGGACCCAGGAACGGCTGCGCGCCGCCACGTCGTGGGAGGACCGGTTCGCGGTCGCCGAGGCCGCGTTGGCGCGGCGTCACGACGCGGGACGCGCGGTCGATCCGGAGGTCGCCTTCTCGTGGGGACGCATGGTGGACAGCCGAGGACGGCTGCGGATGGATCGACTGGCCGCCGAGGTCGGCTGGAGCCGTAAGCGGTTGTGGTCACGCTTCCGGTCGCAGATCGGCGTCACCCCCAAGCGGGCCGCCCAGCTCATCCGGTTCGACCACGCCGCGCATCTCCTCGCCGCCGGTCACACCCCGGCCGCGGTGGCGGCGGACAGCGGCTACGCCGACCAGTCCCACCTTCATCGGGACGTCACCACGTTCACCGGCTCGACGCCCGCGAAGGTGGCCAGGGCGCCGTTCCTCGCCGTCGACGATGTGGCGTGGCCGGTCCGGCGCTGA
- a CDS encoding alpha/beta hydrolase, translating into MSDDQVILARDKANRAATSRAAWIVTGRVDRRARVSEQTIELPGRRLVLRVHRPKAAGRELPLIVSFHGGGFIAGTAAQNDWLNSHLAARCPAVVVSVEYRLAPEHPLPQPIDDGYDTLVRLVEHAVTWGVDPGAVAVMGESAGGTIAALIAQRAAKDGPPLVAQVLNYPVTDWTETMTGYPSIDESADNPTLPLSRLRAARRLSVPSTVDPRGVSPLMTDTVAGLPPALVVTAALDPLADHGRHYVERLREGGIDARLTCYPRAVHTFLSIPGLVPAARPARREILAFLRRHLHPAQRRE; encoded by the coding sequence ATGAGCGACGACCAGGTGATCCTTGCGCGGGACAAGGCCAACCGGGCGGCGACGTCCCGAGCCGCCTGGATCGTCACCGGCCGTGTCGACCGTCGCGCCCGGGTTTCGGAGCAGACGATCGAGCTTCCGGGTCGCCGTCTGGTGCTGCGCGTACACCGACCGAAGGCCGCAGGCCGCGAGCTGCCGCTGATCGTGTCCTTCCACGGCGGGGGGTTCATCGCGGGGACGGCGGCACAGAACGACTGGCTCAACAGCCACCTCGCGGCCCGATGCCCCGCCGTGGTGGTGTCGGTGGAATACCGCCTCGCCCCGGAGCACCCGCTGCCCCAGCCGATCGATGACGGCTACGACACCCTCGTCCGGCTCGTCGAACACGCCGTCACCTGGGGTGTCGACCCGGGCGCTGTCGCGGTCATGGGTGAGAGTGCCGGCGGCACGATCGCCGCGCTCATCGCCCAGCGCGCGGCCAAGGACGGTCCGCCGCTCGTCGCCCAGGTACTGAACTACCCCGTCACCGACTGGACCGAGACCATGACCGGGTACCCGTCGATCGACGAGAGCGCCGACAATCCCACACTGCCGCTGTCTCGGTTGCGCGCGGCCCGACGGTTGAGCGTCCCGTCCACCGTCGACCCGCGCGGTGTGTCACCCCTCATGACCGACACCGTCGCGGGGCTGCCACCGGCACTCGTCGTCACGGCCGCGCTCGATCCGTTGGCCGACCACGGACGACACTACGTCGAGCGACTCCGCGAGGGCGGCATCGATGCTCGCCTGACCTGCTACCCGAGGGCCGTCCACACCTTCCTGAGCATCCCCGGCCTGGTGCCTGCGGCCCGCCCGGCGCGACGCGAGATCCTGGCCTTCCTGAGACGCCACCTGCACCCGGCCCAGCGGCGAGAATAG
- a CDS encoding CU044_5270 family protein, whose protein sequence is MHTIDQPPRGFEEQLLTDLTAHVSQRAEKAGATRSAGRRRRLLPGWRLGGAFGLAVALTAGGLVVQTTRVGDRTPPTASASEILRLAADAARQQPELTARPDQYVFTESVTTFREEPDSGPYIDSRVRLWQSAGGVAHTQRRYRLESEPNGWTDLEVLRLDDPGDPTKELDVFPPPAYHGDLPADPDELFRYLRDHPVDLHLPEGADEEAVYGDESMVYTTARSMLDGYVPPRALAALYELLAREPGAVVLSGGVVDAAGRPGVAIRVPGAIGGNTDLLFDRDTHVYLGRRMTVIRNGKESLYGAGALIRLAIVDRPGQQP, encoded by the coding sequence GTGCACACCATCGACCAGCCGCCGCGCGGCTTCGAAGAACAACTCCTCACCGATCTGACGGCCCACGTCAGCCAGCGTGCCGAGAAGGCCGGGGCGACCCGTTCGGCCGGACGCCGTAGGCGCTTGCTTCCCGGTTGGCGCCTCGGCGGAGCGTTCGGGCTGGCAGTCGCATTGACCGCCGGTGGTCTGGTGGTCCAGACCACGAGGGTGGGCGACCGCACGCCGCCCACGGCCAGCGCCTCGGAGATCCTCCGGCTGGCCGCCGACGCCGCCCGGCAGCAGCCCGAGCTCACCGCCCGACCCGATCAGTACGTCTTCACGGAATCCGTGACGACGTTCCGGGAGGAGCCGGACAGCGGCCCGTACATCGATTCACGGGTGCGGCTGTGGCAGTCGGCCGGGGGCGTCGCGCACACGCAGAGACGATACCGACTGGAGTCCGAGCCGAACGGGTGGACCGACCTGGAGGTGCTCCGCCTGGACGATCCGGGCGACCCCACCAAGGAACTCGACGTGTTCCCGCCGCCCGCGTACCACGGCGATCTGCCCGCCGACCCGGACGAGCTGTTTCGCTACCTCCGGGACCACCCGGTCGACCTGCACCTACCCGAAGGTGCCGACGAGGAGGCCGTCTACGGAGACGAGAGCATGGTGTACACCACCGCGCGGTCGATGCTCGACGGCTACGTGCCCCCGCGAGCGTTGGCGGCGCTGTACGAACTGCTGGCCCGGGAGCCCGGCGCGGTCGTCCTGTCGGGCGGTGTGGTGGACGCCGCTGGTCGGCCCGGCGTGGCGATCCGGGTGCCCGGCGCGATCGGCGGAAACACCGACCTCCTCTTCGACCGCGACACCCACGTCTACCTGGGCCGCCGCATGACGGTGATACGCAACGGCAAGGAGTCGCTGTACGGGGCCGGGGCGTTGATCCGGCTCGCCATCGTCGACCGGCCGGGCCAGCAGCCCTGA
- a CDS encoding TMEM175 family protein, with translation MESDDDNPRLVRQPGRLISFSDAVFAIAVTLLVLEIQPPEDFRHLVRGLGALWPSYLGYALSFLLVGQVWVNHHVMFDRVRHVDRRVLFLNTVLLMVIAFLPFSTSLLADAIRADLGLRTAVVVYGATLWTAAALFNVIWAHLRRAGLLDPGLGSAGIRAIGRRFALALVWIGSGILVGAFVPIAGVVIIAGFLPAYYLPIRGEYGEERAAA, from the coding sequence GTGGAGTCCGATGATGACAATCCTCGGCTGGTGCGTCAGCCGGGCCGGCTGATCTCATTCAGCGACGCGGTCTTCGCCATCGCCGTGACGCTTCTGGTGCTGGAGATCCAGCCGCCGGAGGATTTCCGGCACCTCGTACGAGGGCTCGGCGCGCTGTGGCCGTCCTATCTGGGATACGCGTTGAGCTTCCTGCTCGTCGGGCAGGTGTGGGTCAATCACCACGTCATGTTCGACCGGGTCCGGCACGTCGACCGGCGGGTCCTGTTCCTCAACACGGTGCTGTTGATGGTCATCGCCTTCCTGCCGTTCTCCACCTCGCTGCTCGCCGACGCGATACGCGCGGACCTGGGACTTCGCACGGCGGTCGTCGTCTACGGTGCGACGCTGTGGACGGCGGCGGCCCTGTTCAACGTCATCTGGGCCCATCTTCGCCGGGCGGGGCTGCTGGACCCGGGCCTCGGTTCCGCCGGCATCCGGGCCATCGGCCGACGATTCGCGCTCGCGTTGGTCTGGATCGGCTCCGGCATCCTCGTGGGCGCGTTCGTGCCGATCGCGGGCGTGGTCATCATCGCCGGATTCCTGCCCGCCTACTACCTTCCCATCCGCGGCGAGTACGGCGAGGAGAGGGCGGCGGCCTAG
- a CDS encoding DNA polymerase ligase N-terminal domain-containing protein yields the protein MAAAFVLHHHRKPRPHFDLRLEEEGVLRSWAVPRGLPDTPDDNRLAIAVPDHHLDHLTYEDADKSIADIGTWEEHDRTDRRMLFTLHGRTGPRRYALIRTGEGWLLHLTKEQPSDERG from the coding sequence GTGGCAGCTGCCTTCGTCCTGCACCACCACCGCAAACCACGACCGCACTTCGACCTGCGGCTCGAGGAGGAGGGCGTGCTGCGCTCCTGGGCGGTGCCCCGTGGCCTGCCGGACACCCCCGACGACAACCGCCTCGCGATCGCCGTGCCCGACCATCATCTCGATCACCTCACCTACGAGGACGCCGACAAGTCGATCGCCGACATCGGCACGTGGGAGGAGCACGACCGGACCGACCGCCGCATGCTGTTCACGTTGCACGGCCGCACCGGCCCACGGCGCTACGCGCTGATCCGTACCGGCGAGGGATGGCTGCTCCACCTGACGAAGGAACAACCGTCGGACGAGCGCGGGTAG
- a CDS encoding SMP-30/gluconolactonase/LRE family protein translates to MNWRPTTASLAGLCLALSAAAVPTGAVAAPTDNPRAVHVNAHAAAGATLANPPGTPPGACPAGTGYGPPLPTSSLTATKIRSGFAFLEGPVWVADGGYLLVSDMAAGSGPDNVQPSTIHRLTPPSTFDTFLADSGSNGLALSADGQQVIAATHDQRSVSAYRLSDRSRSTVAANHQGRAFNSPNDVAVRSDGVVYFTDPNFQRGNRPDQMNGRTSVFRVAGGQVSLVDDRLRQPNGISLSPDGTALYVGAYAENKIYKYAVQPDGSTGARSVFVDYIGGPDGGTIDCAGNVYWTSGFDSLVHVYSPAGVQLGTIRSGNTGTTNVAFGGPDRQTLFVTSGPRYDSGLYSVRLDVPGYPY, encoded by the coding sequence ATGAACTGGCGTCCGACCACGGCCTCGCTGGCCGGCCTGTGCCTCGCGCTCAGTGCCGCAGCAGTGCCCACCGGGGCAGTCGCAGCACCCACCGACAATCCGCGCGCCGTCCATGTCAACGCTCACGCCGCAGCCGGTGCGACACTCGCCAACCCGCCGGGCACGCCGCCCGGCGCCTGCCCGGCGGGCACGGGCTACGGGCCACCGCTGCCGACGAGTTCCCTGACCGCGACGAAGATCCGGAGTGGATTCGCCTTCCTCGAAGGGCCGGTCTGGGTCGCCGACGGCGGCTACCTGCTGGTGTCCGACATGGCGGCCGGCAGTGGGCCGGACAACGTCCAACCGTCCACGATCCACCGGCTCACCCCACCGTCGACCTTCGACACGTTCCTCGCCGACTCCGGCAGCAACGGCCTCGCCCTGAGCGCCGACGGGCAGCAAGTCATCGCGGCCACCCACGACCAGCGGAGCGTCTCCGCGTACCGGCTGAGCGACCGGAGCCGCAGCACCGTCGCGGCGAACCACCAGGGCCGGGCGTTCAACTCGCCCAACGACGTGGCAGTCCGCTCGGACGGCGTCGTCTACTTCACCGACCCCAACTTCCAGCGCGGCAACCGCCCGGACCAGATGAACGGCCGCACCAGCGTCTTCCGCGTCGCCGGAGGCCAGGTGTCGCTGGTCGACGACCGGCTGCGCCAGCCCAACGGCATCTCGCTCTCCCCGGACGGAACGGCGCTGTACGTGGGGGCGTACGCGGAGAACAAGATCTACAAGTACGCGGTGCAGCCCGACGGCAGCACCGGCGCACGGAGTGTCTTCGTCGACTACATCGGCGGCCCGGACGGCGGCACGATCGACTGCGCCGGCAACGTGTACTGGACGTCGGGCTTCGACTCGCTGGTCCACGTCTACTCCCCCGCGGGCGTCCAGCTCGGCACGATCCGGTCCGGCAACACCGGCACGACAAACGTGGCGTTCGGCGGGCCCGACCGGCAGACCCTCTTCGTCACCTCGGGCCCTCGGTACGACTCGGGCCTGTACAGCGTGCGGCTCGACGTGCCCGGCTATCCCTACTGA
- a CDS encoding ABC transporter ATP-binding protein — translation MTTSTPTPALRLIGLSKAFGDKRAVDQVDLEVPGGSFFGLVGPNGAGKTTSLSMAVGLLRPDSGRAEIFGVDVWADPVRAKELIGVLPDGLGMPERLTGREVLTYLGLLRGMAPEAVAERSQELLEVLELDRADSALVLEYSTGMRKKIGLATALLHAPKLLVLDEPLEAVDPVSAATIKVILQRFVAAGGSVVFSSHVMPVVEQLCDHVAVVTGGRVVASGPLDEVRGGSTLENRFVDLVGGQPVSAGELSWLAS, via the coding sequence GTGACGACCTCGACGCCCACGCCTGCTCTGCGGCTCATCGGGCTGTCCAAGGCATTCGGTGACAAGCGCGCCGTCGACCAGGTCGACCTGGAGGTTCCGGGCGGCTCCTTCTTCGGGCTGGTCGGCCCCAACGGGGCCGGTAAGACCACGTCACTGTCCATGGCCGTCGGGCTGCTGCGCCCGGACAGCGGTCGCGCCGAGATCTTCGGCGTCGACGTCTGGGCCGACCCGGTCCGTGCCAAGGAGTTGATCGGCGTCCTCCCCGACGGCCTCGGCATGCCGGAGCGGCTCACCGGCCGGGAGGTCCTCACCTACCTGGGCCTGCTGCGGGGCATGGCACCCGAGGCCGTCGCCGAACGCAGCCAGGAGCTCCTGGAGGTCCTCGAACTCGACCGGGCCGACAGCGCCCTGGTCCTCGAATACTCGACCGGCATGCGGAAGAAGATCGGCCTGGCCACGGCGCTGCTGCACGCGCCGAAGCTGCTGGTCCTCGACGAGCCTCTGGAGGCCGTCGACCCCGTCTCGGCGGCGACGATCAAGGTGATCCTCCAGCGGTTCGTCGCCGCCGGCGGCTCGGTGGTCTTCTCCAGTCACGTCATGCCCGTCGTCGAGCAGCTCTGCGACCACGTCGCGGTCGTCACCGGCGGCCGGGTGGTCGCCTCCGGCCCGCTCGACGAGGTACGCGGCGGCAGCACCCTGGAGAACCGGTTCGTCGACCTGGTCGGCGGCCAGCCGGTGAGCGCGGGGGAGCTGTCGTGGTTGGCCTCCTGA
- a CDS encoding HNH endonuclease family protein — protein sequence MPTTPSAPRRVRVLRRAAAIAVSALAMAGLAATNAQPASATPPGIPSKATAQSQLNALTVAAQGSSSGYSRDLFPHWITVSGSCNTREQVLKRDGTSVVVDSACAATSGRWYSPYDGATWTAASDVDIDHVVPLAEAWRSGANSWTTSRRQSFANDLSRPQLIAVTDNVNQAKGDQDPSTWQPPLSSYRCTYSKMWITVKYNWGLTLQSSEKSALQSMLNTCSS from the coding sequence ATGCCGACGACCCCATCCGCACCTCGCCGTGTCCGCGTGCTGCGGCGCGCCGCCGCGATCGCCGTCAGCGCGCTCGCGATGGCCGGCCTGGCCGCCACGAACGCCCAGCCCGCGTCCGCCACACCTCCCGGGATCCCCTCCAAGGCGACCGCGCAGTCGCAGCTCAACGCCCTGACCGTGGCAGCACAGGGCTCGAGCAGCGGCTACTCGCGGGACCTGTTCCCGCACTGGATCACCGTCAGCGGCAGCTGCAACACCCGCGAGCAGGTTCTCAAGCGCGACGGCACCTCCGTCGTCGTCGACAGCGCCTGCGCGGCCACCTCGGGTCGCTGGTACAGCCCGTACGACGGCGCGACCTGGACGGCGGCCTCCGACGTCGACATCGACCACGTGGTGCCCCTGGCGGAGGCGTGGCGCTCCGGCGCGAACTCGTGGACGACCAGCCGTCGGCAGAGCTTCGCCAACGACCTGAGCCGTCCGCAGCTGATCGCGGTGACGGACAACGTCAACCAGGCCAAGGGCGACCAGGACCCGTCCACCTGGCAGCCGCCGCTGTCGTCGTACCGGTGCACGTACAGCAAGATGTGGATCACCGTTAAGTACAACTGGGGTCTGACGTTGCAGTCGTCGGAGAAGTCCGCCCTGCAGAGCATGCTCAACACCTGTAGCTCCTGA
- a CDS encoding S1 family peptidase: protein MTGRRSRTGGAAALIALGLAAGSLTGASAQAVGGGVAPADGSYDFVTKIDIGGVRACSGALIDLDWVVTAKQCLVDNGQALTAGAPTRPTTVTVGRSDLTGTGGHVVAVTRVEPHPDRDVALVELAAPVTDVAVPDLGAAPVAGELIRVGGYGRTATEWVPSRLHTASFIVDTVDAASIDIVGTSTGASICRGDAGGPAFRQVSDRIELVAINHAAWQGGCLGETETRTDATGVRLDDLADWFTQVRAEQPYDLASPVVGEFNRDAYEDLIGVDPATGKLWLYPGTATSGSWGPRVLVDTGATDWNRMTNLVVGRFNRDAVDDLIAVESSTGLQFLYPGTTAGVGWGARIQIGGNWQTMSKLVSGRFNRDGYDDVMAVEISTGKLWLYPGTAAGGGLGARVEAGRSGWNAMSKLASGQLNRGDAYDDLLALESSTGKLWLYPGTAAGTAPGTPVEAGRGGWNAMSGIVVGRFNADAYDDLLAVEAANGQSWLYPGIAEGVTWGTPVPPAGRRPAPQPYGLGQLVVGEFNRDTYQDLIGVETLTGRQFLYPGTATGLTWGNRIQIGTNWQSVTKLVSGRFNRDDYDDLLAVETSTGKLWLYPGTATGGALGTRVEAGRSGWNAMSKLASGEFNRDAYDDLLAVEQATGKLWLYPGTSAGTTWGTPVVAGTGGWTSMDELLVGRFNPDAYDDLLAVEQATGKLWLYPGTSTGTTWGTRVEVPGDTWASRSELLTGSFTRDGHDDLLLIDDATGKLLLFPGVASNVTRWAPAVEVGPGR, encoded by the coding sequence ATGACTGGTAGACGCAGCCGTACCGGAGGGGCGGCGGCCCTGATCGCGCTCGGCCTCGCCGCCGGCTCGCTGACCGGAGCATCCGCCCAGGCGGTCGGAGGTGGCGTTGCGCCCGCCGACGGCAGCTACGACTTCGTGACGAAGATCGACATCGGAGGTGTTCGCGCCTGCAGCGGTGCCCTCATCGACCTCGACTGGGTGGTAACCGCGAAGCAGTGTCTGGTCGACAACGGTCAGGCACTCACGGCGGGAGCGCCTACTCGGCCCACCACGGTGACGGTGGGCCGTTCCGACCTGACCGGGACCGGTGGACACGTTGTCGCGGTCACCCGGGTGGAACCCCATCCGGACCGTGACGTGGCGTTGGTCGAATTGGCTGCCCCGGTCACGGACGTCGCGGTGCCCGATCTGGGTGCCGCACCGGTAGCCGGGGAGCTGATCCGGGTCGGCGGCTATGGGCGGACCGCCACCGAGTGGGTCCCGAGCCGGCTCCATACGGCGAGTTTCATCGTCGACACCGTTGACGCCGCCTCGATCGACATCGTCGGCACCTCGACTGGAGCGAGCATCTGCAGGGGTGACGCCGGTGGGCCGGCGTTCCGGCAGGTCAGCGACCGCATCGAGCTGGTCGCGATCAACCACGCCGCGTGGCAGGGTGGTTGTCTCGGCGAGACCGAGACTCGCACCGACGCGACCGGGGTTCGACTCGACGACCTGGCCGACTGGTTCACGCAGGTCCGCGCCGAGCAGCCGTACGACCTCGCGTCCCCCGTGGTGGGTGAGTTCAACCGGGATGCTTACGAGGATCTGATCGGGGTCGACCCGGCGACCGGCAAGCTCTGGCTGTATCCCGGTACAGCCACCTCGGGCAGCTGGGGCCCGCGGGTTTTGGTCGACACCGGCGCTACCGACTGGAACCGAATGACGAACCTGGTGGTGGGCCGGTTCAATCGGGACGCCGTCGACGATCTGATCGCCGTGGAGAGCAGCACCGGCTTGCAGTTCCTGTATCCGGGAACGACCGCCGGCGTTGGCTGGGGCGCCCGAATCCAGATCGGCGGCAACTGGCAGACAATGAGCAAGCTGGTCAGTGGCCGGTTCAACCGCGACGGGTACGACGATGTGATGGCCGTGGAGATATCGACCGGGAAGCTGTGGCTCTACCCGGGGACGGCCGCCGGCGGGGGTCTGGGTGCCCGGGTGGAGGCGGGCCGCAGCGGCTGGAACGCGATGAGCAAGCTCGCCAGTGGGCAACTCAACCGGGGCGACGCATACGACGACCTGCTTGCGCTCGAGTCCTCGACCGGAAAGCTGTGGCTCTACCCCGGCACTGCCGCCGGCACCGCCCCGGGCACTCCCGTCGAAGCCGGCCGCGGCGGCTGGAACGCGATGAGTGGGATCGTGGTCGGCCGTTTCAACGCCGACGCCTACGACGACCTGCTCGCGGTCGAGGCCGCCAACGGGCAGTCGTGGCTCTACCCGGGTATCGCCGAAGGGGTCACCTGGGGCACTCCGGTGCCGCCCGCCGGCCGCCGCCCGGCTCCACAGCCGTACGGGCTCGGTCAGCTCGTCGTGGGTGAGTTCAACCGGGACACCTACCAGGACCTGATCGGGGTGGAGACTCTCACCGGACGGCAGTTCCTGTACCCGGGCACCGCCACCGGCCTCACCTGGGGCAATCGAATTCAGATCGGCACCAACTGGCAGAGTGTGACGAAGCTGGTCAGCGGCCGGTTCAACCGGGACGACTACGACGACCTGCTGGCCGTGGAGACATCGACCGGAAAGCTGTGGCTCTACCCCGGAACGGCAACCGGCGGCGCGCTGGGTACCCGGGTCGAGGCCGGCCGCAGCGGCTGGAACGCGATGAGCAAGCTCGCCAGCGGTGAGTTCAACCGCGACGCATACGACGACCTGCTCGCTGTCGAACAGGCCACCGGGAAGCTCTGGCTCTACCCCGGCACGTCCGCGGGCACCACCTGGGGCACCCCGGTCGTGGCCGGCACCGGCGGATGGACCTCCATGGACGAACTGCTGGTCGGCCGGTTCAACCCGGACGCCTACGACGATCTGCTCGCTGTCGAACAGGCCACCGGGAAGCTCTGGCTCTACCCCGGCACGTCCACGGGCACCACCTGGGGCACCCGGGTGGAGGTCCCCGGAGACACCTGGGCCTCCCGCAGCGAACTGCTCACCGGCTCGTTCACCCGGGACGGCCACGACGACCTCCTTCTCATCGACGACGCCACCGGCAAGCTGTTGCTCTTCCCTGGCGTCGCGTCGAACGTCACCCGATGGGCACCGGCCGTCGAGGTCGGCCCGGGTAGGTGA